One window from the genome of Salvia miltiorrhiza cultivar Shanhuang (shh) chromosome 7, IMPLAD_Smil_shh, whole genome shotgun sequence encodes:
- the LOC130992526 gene encoding acid phosphatase 1-like, with translation MGLQIFLFLATLLFFSHAQSDVVVSSILQLRPRSGAGGHRVHGVNCLSWRLAVETNNLQGWKLVPMSCETYVGNYMLGMQYRLDCEAVADAAIEYAKTVKPAADGKDVWVFDIDETTLSNLPYYARSDVLFGAIAYNDTRFNEWVAEGKAPAVPGIRRLYLAVQSLGFATVFLSGTAEKFTDIRTSNLHETGYYNWKKLILKGDDQQGKTAVQYKSQKRTELVNEGYRIVGNVGDQWSDLIGANVGNRTFKVPDPMYYIA, from the exons ATGGGGCTTCAAATCTTCCTATTTCTCGCAACTCTTCTATTCTTCTCCCATGCACAGTCCGACGTCGTAGTGAGTTCAATCCTTCAACTTCGCCCCCGCTCCGGCGCCGGCGGCCACCGCGTCCATGGCGTGAACTGCTTGAGCTGGCGGCTGGCGGTGGAAACCAACAACCTCCAAGGCTGGAAGCTGGTGCCGATGTCCTGCGAGACCTACGTCGGCAATTACATGCTCGGCATGCAGTACCGCCTCGACTGCGAGGCGGTGGCCGACGCCGCCATCGAGTACGCGAAGACCGTCAAGCCCGCCGCCGACGGCAAGGACGTTTGGGTGTTTGATATTGACGAAACCACCCTCTCCAACCTCCCCTACTATGCTCGCTCAGATGTCCTTTTCGG GGCGATAGCATACAATGACACGAGGTTCAACGAGTGGGTGGCGGAGGGGAAGGCGCCGGCGGTGCCGGGAATCCGGCGGCTCTACCTGGCGGTCCAGTCTCTAGGGTTTGCGACCGTTTTCTTATCAGGAACGGCGGAAAAATTCACCGACATAAGGACAAGCAATTTACACGAAACTGGTTATTACAACTGGAAAAAGCTCATACTTAA GGGAGATGATCAGCAAGGCAAAACCGCTGTGCAGTACAAATCCCAGAAGAGAACAGAGTTAGTGAATGAAGGTTACAGAATTGTGGGAAATGTGGGAGATCAATGGAGTGATCTCATCGGTGCTAATGTTGGGAATCGGACATTCAAAGTGCCGGATCCTATGTACTACATtgcttga
- the LOC130993809 gene encoding uncharacterized protein LOC130993809 yields the protein MVRESKALGSAGHEAALTGAVGGARSAGMWRVAERCGGVAGRSWRLAALAALVWLGGLGGLAALAWLGRLSGLARISTSAQPKFGQRWRVAWWQRCQDYYTVRGGSAGGVAALPGAWLGLAGGLGGSGCAALTVAWLGGVAGSSGWQRWRGGSAARGHGWGWRVGWAVSGVCGVDGYVAGAGWLAVSGWQRWRVGSAARWHGWGWRGGLGGSGCAALTVAWLGGVAGSSGWQRWRVAALAGGMAWAVLAAGSSGWQRCQGAWLAGGTFW from the coding sequence ATGGTGCGCGAGAGCAAGGCGCTGGGCAGCGCTGGGCATGAGGCAGCGCTGACGGGTGCGGTTGGCGGGGCTCGCAGCGCTGGCATGTGGCGTGTGGCTGAGCGGTGCGGGGGCGTGGCTGGGCGGTCTTGGcggctggcagcgctggcagCGCTGGTGTGGCTGGGCGGGCTTGGcgggctggcagcgctggcgtggcTGGGCCGGCTGAGCGGGCTGGCAAGAATCTCTACAAGCGCCCAGCCAAAATTTGGAcagcgctggcgggtggcaTGGTGGCAGCGCTGCCAAGATTATTACACAGttcggggtggcagcgctggcggggtggcagcgctgccggGGGCATGGCTGGGGTTGGCGGGTGGGCTGGGCGGTTCGGGGTGTGCGGCGTTGACGGTTGCGTGGCTGGGCGGGGTGGCTGGCAGttcggggtggcagcgctggcggggtggcagcgctgcccGGGGGCATGGCTGGGGTTGGCGGGTGGGCTGGGCGGTTTCGGGGGTGTGCGGCGTTGACGGTTACGTGGCTGGGGCGGGGTGGCTGGCAGTttcggggtggcagcgctggcgggtggGCAGCGCTGCCCGGTGGCATGGCTGGGGTTGGCGGGGTGGGCTAGGCGGTTCGGGGTGTGCGGCGTTGACGGTTGCGTGGCTGGGCGGGGTGGCTGGCAGttcggggtggcagcgctggcgggtggcagcgctggccGGGGGCATGGCTTGGGCGGTCTTGGCGGCTGGCAGCtcggggtggcagcgctgccaGGGGGCATGGCTGGCGGGTGGCACTTTTTGGTGA